A stretch of Pseudomonadota bacterium DNA encodes these proteins:
- a CDS encoding FAD-dependent oxidoreductase, which translates to MADTVKLTINGKAYTASPGQMILEVVRANNIDDIPTLCYDPRLPPYGSCYLCVVEQEGLEKLIPSCSSPVADGMVIHTNNDRIRESRKTALELLLSNHYADCLGPCTQTCPAGVDVQGYIALVAMGRNREAVKLIKEKNPLPLVCGRVCVRECETACRRNSVDDRVGIDYLKRYATDIDIDDPWMPEVAPWNGKKAAVVGGGPAGLTCAYYLAVKGYKVIIFEKSPHLGGMLRYGIPEYRLPKALLDREIQCILDLGVEAKRNTVLGEDFTIKSLKDEGFDAIFLSIGAQKAKTMGLAGEEATPGVIGGADYLRAMQDESPPKVYGRVVVVGGGNTAIDAARTALRTGADKVTLLYRRTKKEMPAHEMEIDAALEEGAELVSLSAPEGIVTKGGRLSALTCIRMELGEPDASGRRSPVPVKGSEYELTCDFAISAIGQNIDLGQINADGQLKTTRWDGTVVKEGTFETSIPGVFAGGDGMTGPAVAIDAIAHGRFAALCMDQYMQTGKMIPVARGFVSRKDSFGSIPEIEFAQYKKLEKEKMDELPVLQRIKNQDEVETGFTRLQAENEAARCLECGCSDYFDCDLRKHASDFGVELSHFLGDVRRFKVDAAHPFINLDPNKCISCGRCVRTCSEILKISALGFVNRGFKSVVKPSMEKKLLQTNCISCGNCIAACPTGAITEKLSFRKPGPWDSEKVPSVCSFCSVGCNLSYRVFHDHCFTVENVNGNSHNKGFLCAKGRFGYRYMLEKDRLMKPMIKKRGRHYDASWEEAFDYASERLSNIVKTHGPDSVAVFGSPRMTNEELYLLQKFARTGLKTNNIGSFSNLINGAEQDCLDDMFGITTSTATMDDLAAADVILIINADLSEDNLIAELKIKAAQKNGARLITVHSAEMELNKFADLWIDSKRGTNTGLINFLSKAVLDRGLSDKGFIDKRTEGYEEFKASISGFNMNAISEVTGVNNSKLQQFCDLIARPKLNLVVVYSIDSLWEKSKDDLKAIGNLMMLTGRIGKTGNGIVVLRDFANSQGLLDMGVDPGYLPGYVSHRDKEQIAALGKKWGTDLAAIFKPVDLKEAMEKEKIKAAIVFGEDPFYVTSNFKLTGGIEFLLVIDSLMTTTAMEADVVLPASVPVETEGSYTACDRRVQRMARVFEPLTGMENWQIIKKLAEKLGTKMSFAAVSGIAKEIEKVVPFYKGVAPGSFWGKGFLGKAFMTPGGKGRFSTVSMDASPCNMEKKPFLSSENYFNVKIRAKLTK; encoded by the coding sequence ATGGCGGATACAGTGAAACTTACAATAAATGGAAAAGCATATACGGCGAGTCCAGGACAGATGATTCTTGAAGTGGTCCGGGCCAACAATATTGACGATATTCCGACCCTTTGCTATGACCCCCGTCTCCCGCCTTATGGCTCGTGCTATCTGTGCGTGGTTGAACAGGAAGGGCTCGAGAAGCTGATTCCATCCTGTTCGAGCCCTGTGGCCGACGGGATGGTGATCCATACAAACAATGACAGGATCAGGGAATCGCGCAAGACGGCTCTCGAGCTCCTCCTTTCAAACCATTACGCCGACTGTCTTGGGCCTTGCACCCAGACATGCCCGGCCGGGGTTGACGTACAGGGCTACATCGCCCTTGTGGCCATGGGAAGGAACAGAGAGGCAGTGAAGCTGATAAAAGAGAAGAACCCGTTGCCCCTGGTCTGCGGCAGAGTCTGTGTGAGGGAGTGCGAAACCGCGTGTCGGAGAAATTCCGTCGATGACCGGGTGGGCATCGATTATCTGAAGCGGTATGCCACTGATATCGACATCGACGATCCCTGGATGCCCGAGGTTGCCCCATGGAACGGAAAGAAGGCGGCAGTGGTGGGCGGTGGTCCCGCCGGTCTTACCTGTGCCTATTATCTTGCGGTCAAGGGTTATAAGGTCATCATTTTTGAGAAATCACCCCATCTGGGCGGCATGCTTCGTTACGGCATACCGGAATACCGCCTGCCCAAGGCGCTGCTCGACCGGGAGATCCAGTGCATACTCGACCTCGGTGTTGAGGCAAAGAGGAATACGGTGTTGGGAGAGGATTTCACCATAAAGTCCCTCAAGGATGAGGGGTTTGATGCGATATTCCTTTCCATCGGAGCCCAGAAGGCCAAGACTATGGGACTTGCGGGCGAAGAAGCGACGCCGGGCGTCATCGGTGGTGCCGACTATCTCCGGGCCATGCAGGATGAGAGTCCTCCCAAGGTATACGGGAGAGTAGTTGTGGTTGGCGGTGGCAATACTGCCATCGATGCGGCGAGGACAGCCCTGAGGACCGGTGCGGATAAAGTGACGCTTCTCTATCGGCGGACCAAGAAAGAGATGCCTGCTCACGAGATGGAGATAGATGCTGCCCTTGAAGAGGGAGCGGAACTCGTATCCCTGTCTGCTCCCGAAGGAATCGTGACAAAGGGCGGCCGGCTCAGCGCTCTCACCTGTATCCGCATGGAGCTTGGCGAACCGGACGCAAGCGGCCGGAGAAGTCCTGTGCCCGTAAAGGGCTCTGAATACGAGCTCACATGTGACTTCGCGATTTCCGCTATCGGTCAGAATATCGATCTTGGGCAGATTAATGCGGACGGACAGCTCAAGACAACACGTTGGGATGGTACGGTGGTGAAAGAGGGTACCTTTGAAACCTCCATACCGGGTGTTTTTGCAGGCGGTGACGGCATGACAGGCCCGGCAGTGGCCATCGATGCCATCGCTCACGGACGGTTCGCTGCCCTGTGTATGGATCAGTACATGCAGACCGGGAAGATGATCCCTGTGGCCAGGGGTTTTGTGAGCAGGAAGGATAGCTTCGGCAGTATTCCCGAGATTGAGTTCGCCCAGTACAAAAAACTGGAAAAAGAGAAGATGGACGAACTGCCGGTGCTCCAGAGAATCAAGAACCAGGACGAGGTGGAAACCGGGTTTACTCGGCTCCAGGCCGAAAACGAGGCAGCACGCTGTCTTGAATGTGGCTGCTCGGACTATTTCGATTGTGACCTGAGGAAGCATGCGTCGGATTTTGGTGTTGAACTGAGCCACTTCCTGGGTGATGTAAGACGGTTTAAGGTAGATGCGGCACATCCCTTTATAAACCTTGATCCGAACAAATGTATCTCCTGCGGCCGGTGTGTGCGCACCTGTTCCGAGATCCTCAAGATTTCGGCCCTGGGCTTTGTGAACAGGGGCTTTAAGTCAGTGGTAAAACCTTCCATGGAAAAGAAGCTGCTCCAGACCAACTGCATTTCCTGCGGGAACTGTATTGCCGCCTGTCCGACCGGTGCCATCACTGAGAAACTGTCCTTCCGTAAACCCGGTCCATGGGATTCGGAGAAGGTTCCTTCGGTTTGTTCCTTCTGCTCCGTAGGATGCAACCTGAGCTACAGGGTTTTTCACGACCACTGCTTCACCGTGGAGAATGTAAACGGAAATTCCCACAACAAAGGGTTCCTCTGTGCAAAGGGGCGGTTCGGCTACCGGTATATGCTTGAGAAAGACCGGCTTATGAAGCCCATGATTAAGAAGAGGGGCAGACACTATGATGCGTCATGGGAAGAAGCCTTTGATTACGCCTCAGAGAGACTGAGCAATATCGTGAAGACCCACGGTCCCGACTCGGTGGCTGTGTTCGGGTCACCCCGGATGACGAATGAGGAGCTTTACCTGCTCCAGAAGTTTGCGAGAACGGGACTCAAAACCAATAACATTGGAAGTTTCAGTAATCTCATCAACGGGGCGGAGCAGGACTGTCTTGACGACATGTTCGGTATTACCACATCCACGGCGACCATGGATGATCTCGCTGCCGCCGACGTGATCCTGATCATTAATGCAGACCTTTCTGAAGACAACCTTATTGCGGAACTGAAGATAAAGGCCGCACAGAAGAACGGTGCCCGCCTCATCACCGTACACTCTGCCGAGATGGAGCTTAACAAATTTGCAGATTTGTGGATAGATTCGAAGCGCGGCACGAACACGGGACTCATCAATTTCCTTTCCAAGGCAGTCCTGGATCGGGGGCTATCAGACAAGGGCTTTATTGATAAGAGGACGGAAGGGTATGAAGAGTTCAAGGCCTCGATCTCGGGTTTCAACATGAATGCCATCTCGGAAGTCACCGGGGTGAATAATAGCAAACTCCAACAGTTTTGTGATCTCATTGCAAGGCCGAAACTGAACCTCGTGGTAGTCTACAGCATCGATTCTCTGTGGGAAAAGTCGAAGGATGACCTGAAGGCCATAGGAAACCTGATGATGTTGACGGGTCGGATTGGAAAAACGGGGAATGGTATCGTAGTGCTCAGGGATTTCGCGAACTCTCAAGGTCTCCTCGACATGGGTGTGGACCCTGGTTATCTTCCGGGGTACGTGAGCCACCGTGACAAAGAACAGATTGCCGCCCTCGGCAAGAAGTGGGGTACGGACCTGGCAGCCATTTTCAAACCCGTGGATCTCAAGGAAGCCATGGAGAAGGAGAAGATCAAGGCAGCCATCGTTTTCGGCGAGGACCCTTTTTACGTCACATCGAACTTCAAGCTAACAGGAGGGATTGAGTTTCTCCTTGTTATTGACTCTTTAATGACGACCACAGCTATGGAGGCGGATGTGGTTCTTCCGGCCTCTGTACCGGTTGAAACAGAGGGCTCTTACACTGCCTGTGACCGGAGAGTTCAGAGGATGGCCAGGGTTTTTGAGCCCCTGACAGGCATGGAGAACTGGCAGATAATCAAGAAGCTTGCCGAAAAACTGGGTACCAAAATGAGTTTCGCTGCGGTGAGCGGCATCGCCAAAGAGATTGAGAAGGTAGTCCCTTTCTACAAGGGCGTAGCCCCCGGTTCTTTCTGGGGCAAGGGATTTCTCGGGAAGGCTTTCATGACCCCAGGCGGAAAAGGGCGATTCAGCACGGTCTCCATGGATGCGTCACCTTGTAACATGGAGAAGAAACCATTTCTGTCCAGTGAAAACTATTTCAACGTAAAGATCAGAGCAAAGCTGACTAAATAG
- a CDS encoding response regulator: MYARATEKKVLLIDDEPSLRRSVSMGLMQQGYQTEPCENGMKALQALEMFKRKKIPLDYAIVDIKLPDIDGLKLLKVIKFNYPNLPVIVITGYGSEATREEATTQHADAYLEKPFSMDDLAGVLSGINMAGEESAAPESTPTESTALAQSVSAYALLSLDSSANLLKVYRKLYFQENVLYCDAIRGDFDIVLLLQAPTFDKIQDVLEKEVKNIEGVADVTLLNVDSPLFGENVVNIMSSVDKALGRDKEEGEVYTSQPVRIRASSYVMLEIEKEKLEAIYPVLYFNDQVVYCDYVRGKYDIVLLMKGTSFSEIDNTIKNKFKPLDGVLRIKEWPIITMFE, from the coding sequence ATGTATGCAAGAGCAACGGAAAAGAAAGTGTTACTCATTGACGATGAGCCATCTTTGAGAAGAAGTGTTTCGATGGGTCTCATGCAGCAGGGTTATCAGACAGAACCTTGCGAGAACGGCATGAAGGCACTCCAGGCCCTGGAAATGTTCAAGAGAAAGAAAATCCCTCTGGACTATGCAATTGTGGACATAAAACTGCCCGATATCGACGGCTTGAAGCTCCTGAAGGTGATCAAATTCAATTATCCGAATCTCCCGGTTATTGTGATTACCGGGTACGGCAGTGAAGCAACCCGTGAGGAAGCCACGACCCAGCATGCAGATGCCTACCTGGAGAAGCCGTTCAGCATGGATGACCTCGCCGGGGTCCTCTCCGGGATCAACATGGCGGGCGAGGAAAGCGCCGCCCCTGAGAGTACACCAACCGAATCCACCGCACTGGCCCAGTCTGTGAGCGCCTACGCCCTTCTGTCCCTCGACAGTTCCGCCAACCTGCTCAAGGTGTACAGGAAACTTTATTTTCAGGAAAATGTTCTGTACTGTGATGCCATCAGGGGTGACTTTGACATCGTCCTGCTCCTCCAGGCCCCCACGTTTGATAAGATCCAGGATGTACTGGAAAAAGAAGTAAAGAATATTGAAGGCGTGGCGGATGTGACGCTTCTCAATGTGGACTCACCGCTGTTTGGAGAAAACGTGGTAAACATTATGAGTTCTGTGGACAAAGCCCTTGGCAGGGACAAAGAGGAAGGCGAAGTCTATACGAGTCAGCCCGTGAGAATCAGGGCATCTTCCTACGTGATGCTTGAGATTGAGAAGGAAAAACTTGAAGCCATCTATCCGGTCCTCTACTTCAATGACCAGGTTGTATATTGTGACTACGTGAGAGGCAAATATGACATTGTCCTCCTCATGAAAGGCACAAGCTTCAGCGAAATCGACAACACCATAAAGAATAAATTCAAGCCCCTCGACGGCGTCCTGAGAATCAAGGAATGGCCGATCATCACCATGTTTGAGTAA
- the nuoE gene encoding NADH-quinone oxidoreductase subunit NuoE, translating to MELWKYQGEKGALIPLLQSAQEAYGYIPESAIDHISEVVEIPGAEIYGVITFYSQFRLKPMGKNIIKMCDGTACHVNASNGILRALEDELQIGNDETTEDGLFTLQKVACLGCCSLSPVIMINDDTFGRLTPKKVKELLKEFRANGNA from the coding sequence ATGGAGTTGTGGAAGTACCAGGGCGAAAAGGGAGCGCTTATACCGCTCCTTCAGTCCGCCCAGGAGGCGTACGGTTATATACCGGAGTCGGCCATTGACCATATCAGCGAGGTGGTGGAGATTCCGGGGGCCGAGATCTATGGGGTTATCACCTTTTACTCCCAGTTCCGCCTGAAACCTATGGGTAAGAACATCATCAAGATGTGTGACGGGACTGCCTGTCACGTGAACGCCTCTAACGGCATCTTGAGGGCCCTGGAAGATGAGCTTCAGATCGGAAATGATGAGACCACTGAGGATGGTCTCTTCACCCTGCAGAAGGTTGCCTGTCTCGGGTGCTGTTCCCTTTCCCCGGTTATTATGATAAACGACGATACCTTTGGACGGCTTACGCCCAAGAAGGTTAAGGAACTGCTCAAGGAGTTCAGAGCGAACGGAAATGCGTAG
- a CDS encoding ATP-dependent helicase: MKRYTLHRDTSPKTPLIEYEKELNKEQLNVVLSGNGPILVIAGAGSGKTRVVTYRVARLLEMGISPNNILLLTFTNKAAREMLHRVEHLVKTDTRYIYGGTFHHIGNMILRRHSDLFGFTRNFTILDNEDAKDLIELAVKASKIDKKERRFPKGTVLKEIFSYSINTMKNVEEGIKERFPYFLDLIDEISMIHKKYIEKKKITNSMDFDDLLFYWHKMLLENEELRKFYAIAFPHILVDEYQDTNKIQAEIVDFMGLINRNVMVVGDDAQSIYSFRGANFENILEFPKKYEEAKVFKLETNYRSTPEILKLANNTISINQKQFSKELRSIRKSGLIPVVTNLRDVMQQAEFVAQRVLELRDEGVPLNDIAVLYRAHYHSMELQMEFTRRDIPFEIRSGLRFFEQAHIKDVVSFLRVMVNANDEVSWKRMLKIFPRVGKRTADYIYEYIKSTGNPVDEFVSKRIGDKFKNVLKENVEIWSRLFKELQGLHEADALSDMISAVLKHGYAEYLKSNYPNYDSRLEDIGQLIDFSSKYNDLESFLSELSLMSGVSGEEIVAAGREDEKVILSTVHQAKGLEWKAVFIVWCAEGRFPNPKAVDEGNIEEERRLFYVATTRAMDELYLCYPLLIYDRQIGHIIMKPSRFISELNGNTYDEWQVSDY, encoded by the coding sequence ATGAAACGGTACACGCTTCACAGGGATACATCCCCGAAAACCCCCCTTATTGAATATGAAAAAGAACTCAACAAGGAACAATTAAATGTAGTTTTGAGCGGTAACGGCCCCATCCTTGTTATAGCAGGCGCCGGGAGCGGAAAAACGAGGGTCGTTACATACAGGGTAGCCAGACTCCTTGAAATGGGTATATCGCCTAACAATATTCTGCTTCTCACATTTACAAATAAAGCAGCCCGTGAGATGCTCCACAGGGTTGAACATCTCGTTAAAACAGATACCCGCTACATCTATGGCGGAACATTTCACCACATAGGTAATATGATCTTGCGGCGTCACAGCGACCTTTTCGGCTTTACCAGGAACTTCACGATCCTCGACAATGAGGATGCAAAAGACCTCATAGAGCTCGCCGTAAAAGCATCCAAAATAGACAAAAAAGAGCGGAGGTTTCCAAAGGGCACGGTGCTCAAAGAGATATTTAGCTATTCCATTAATACAATGAAAAATGTCGAAGAAGGAATAAAGGAAAGGTTCCCTTATTTTTTAGATCTCATCGATGAAATTTCCATGATTCACAAGAAGTACATAGAAAAAAAGAAAATAACGAACTCAATGGATTTCGATGACCTTCTCTTTTACTGGCACAAAATGTTACTTGAAAACGAGGAGTTGAGGAAGTTTTACGCAATCGCCTTCCCCCATATCCTCGTGGACGAATATCAGGATACCAATAAAATCCAGGCAGAAATTGTTGATTTTATGGGACTTATCAACAGAAATGTCATGGTGGTGGGGGATGATGCCCAGAGTATTTATTCCTTTCGCGGTGCAAATTTTGAAAACATTCTCGAATTCCCGAAAAAATATGAGGAAGCAAAGGTTTTTAAACTTGAAACCAATTACAGAAGTACCCCTGAAATCCTGAAACTGGCTAATAACACCATATCCATAAATCAAAAACAATTCTCGAAAGAGCTGCGAAGCATACGGAAAAGTGGATTAATACCCGTTGTTACAAATCTGCGGGACGTGATGCAACAGGCAGAATTTGTGGCACAGAGGGTTCTGGAACTTAGAGACGAAGGCGTCCCGCTTAATGATATCGCAGTCCTGTACAGGGCACACTATCATTCCATGGAACTTCAGATGGAGTTTACCAGGAGAGATATACCGTTTGAAATAAGGAGCGGGCTCCGTTTTTTTGAACAGGCCCATATCAAGGATGTTGTTTCGTTCTTGAGGGTTATGGTTAATGCAAACGATGAAGTCTCATGGAAGAGAATGCTGAAGATATTTCCTCGTGTAGGAAAGAGAACGGCTGACTACATATATGAATATATAAAATCCACCGGAAATCCTGTTGATGAATTCGTCTCAAAAAGGATCGGGGATAAATTTAAAAATGTCCTGAAAGAAAATGTTGAAATATGGTCACGATTATTTAAAGAACTCCAGGGACTACACGAAGCCGACGCACTATCGGATATGATTTCCGCTGTATTAAAACATGGGTATGCGGAGTATCTGAAAAGCAACTACCCTAATTACGATTCAAGACTCGAAGATATTGGCCAGTTAATAGATTTTTCCTCAAAATACAATGATCTGGAATCTTTCCTGAGTGAGCTCTCCTTGATGAGCGGTGTAAGCGGTGAAGAGATTGTAGCCGCAGGCAGAGAAGACGAGAAAGTCATTCTGAGCACTGTCCATCAGGCAAAAGGACTGGAATGGAAGGCGGTCTTTATAGTATGGTGCGCCGAAGGGCGGTTCCCTAACCCAAAGGCCGTGGATGAAGGAAATATCGAAGAGGAACGAAGGTTGTTCTATGTTGCCACAACGAGGGCAATGGATGAATTGTATCTCTGTTACCCACTCCTCATCTACGACAGGCAGATAGGCCATATCATTATGAAACCGTCGCGGTTTATTTCAGAACTGAACGGCAACACCTATGATGAGTGGCAGGTGTCGGACTATTAA
- a CDS encoding diguanylate cyclase: MKHNEPLIIPNFDKDEGTLGYYGNSEGIKSFMGFPMEDEGVIIVDSKKKWVFTDKEKKILSSFVTAIHEEIENEKRFFDMEEKLDELNTERRILNLFNELNQSKISANEVFKECINFSHADFCFVGIEKNGRMFVHDVFGVDSNEYIKRECPAGSSIASVVMEGERELLLPHSSRFLREKPLFFPGEMVRAKQFFGFPLITDDMTFGMVGFVSLSDNNLKEQSIGFLRNISTLLSLYYSSLWMRENLEKLKDFEPVTDALQFPVFLEISDKIIKKSEKFSLLSIKLSGIKACNKHMGLDFTNKLLKKVFHIIRNCAGTRAYIARKRGGHFSVLLKDSDVTEINSILRVLHYSIAKGLAEEKVDNIMNDAEIGISSFPEDSTDIWGLLDKAGHKKINFQK, translated from the coding sequence ATGAAACACAATGAGCCGCTCATTATCCCTAATTTTGATAAGGATGAAGGCACACTCGGCTATTATGGGAATTCTGAAGGGATTAAATCTTTCATGGGGTTTCCCATGGAGGACGAAGGCGTTATAATCGTTGACAGCAAGAAAAAATGGGTTTTTACGGATAAAGAAAAGAAGATCCTCAGCTCTTTTGTCACCGCCATTCATGAAGAGATTGAGAATGAAAAACGTTTTTTCGATATGGAGGAGAAGCTCGATGAGCTTAATACGGAAAGAAGAATCTTAAACCTCTTCAACGAGCTCAATCAGTCAAAGATATCTGCAAATGAAGTATTTAAAGAATGTATCAATTTTTCCCATGCTGATTTTTGTTTTGTTGGTATTGAAAAGAACGGGAGAATGTTTGTTCATGATGTTTTTGGAGTCGATAGCAACGAATATATCAAAAGAGAATGTCCGGCGGGGAGCAGCATAGCCTCTGTGGTTATGGAAGGAGAGAGAGAGCTTTTACTGCCCCACAGCAGCAGATTTCTCAGGGAAAAACCTTTATTTTTTCCCGGAGAAATGGTGAGGGCAAAACAATTCTTTGGCTTTCCTTTGATTACCGACGACATGACCTTCGGTATGGTTGGTTTTGTTTCCTTATCGGACAATAACTTGAAAGAACAGTCCATAGGTTTTTTAAGAAATATCTCCACCCTTCTGTCATTATATTACTCATCATTGTGGATGAGGGAAAACCTGGAAAAGTTAAAGGATTTTGAGCCGGTAACCGATGCGCTTCAGTTCCCGGTTTTTCTTGAAATTTCAGATAAAATAATAAAAAAGTCTGAGAAATTTTCACTGTTATCAATAAAACTTTCCGGTATAAAGGCTTGTAACAAACACATGGGCCTTGATTTTACAAATAAGCTCCTTAAAAAAGTATTTCATATTATAAGGAATTGTGCGGGTACCCGTGCCTATATTGCACGAAAAAGGGGAGGGCACTTCTCCGTTTTGCTTAAGGACAGCGATGTAACGGAAATAAACAGTATCCTGAGGGTTTTACATTACAGTATTGCCAAGGGTCTCGCAGAAGAAAAAGTGGATAATATAATGAATGACGCAGAGATTGGAATATCCAGTTTTCCGGAGGATAGTACAGACATCTGGGGACTTTTAGATAAGGCGGGTCATAAGAAAATTAATTTTCAAAAATAA
- a CDS encoding rod shape-determining protein, giving the protein MDFFSKLFGFFSTHLAMDLGTANTLIYMKGEGIILNEPSVVAIDNNNGKVIAVGKEAKEYIGRTPPNISAIRPLKDGVIADFDVTKAMIKYFLTVVRRDRKISKPKMVVGVPSGITQVEKKAVVDACFQVGIRDVFLIEEPMAAAIGSDLPIELPKGNMVIDIGGGTTEVAIISLSATAYSESLRVAGDELDESIVRYLQKKHQVAIGYSASERIKIEAASVYPTDFQGGPISIVGKDMITGIPKNLKIAREEVREAIEEPVLAIIDAIRRALEKLPPEFVSDLDETGMILTGGGALLKGLGQRIEAETGVRVRVIDDPLFSVVLGAGRALEDMGRYKKVFIN; this is encoded by the coding sequence ATGGATTTTTTCAGTAAATTGTTTGGATTTTTCTCCACCCATCTTGCTATGGATCTTGGTACTGCAAACACGCTCATATACATGAAAGGGGAGGGTATTATACTCAATGAGCCATCGGTGGTAGCAATCGACAATAATAACGGGAAGGTTATAGCGGTAGGAAAGGAGGCGAAGGAATATATTGGAAGGACGCCCCCGAATATCAGTGCTATCAGACCCCTTAAGGACGGAGTTATTGCCGATTTTGATGTTACAAAGGCCATGATAAAATATTTTCTCACCGTTGTGAGGAGGGACAGGAAGATTTCAAAGCCTAAAATGGTGGTAGGCGTGCCGTCAGGGATTACACAGGTTGAAAAGAAGGCGGTTGTGGATGCCTGTTTCCAGGTTGGTATCAGAGACGTGTTCCTTATCGAAGAACCCATGGCCGCAGCCATTGGCTCAGATCTGCCCATAGAGCTGCCGAAGGGGAATATGGTTATTGATATCGGCGGCGGTACAACAGAGGTAGCCATAATCAGCCTTTCAGCTACCGCTTACAGCGAATCCTTGCGGGTTGCGGGAGATGAGCTTGATGAATCAATTGTCAGATACCTTCAGAAAAAGCATCAGGTCGCAATCGGGTATAGTGCTTCAGAAAGGATAAAGATAGAAGCCGCCTCTGTATACCCAACGGATTTTCAGGGAGGCCCGATCAGCATTGTAGGCAAGGATATGATTACCGGCATACCGAAAAACCTGAAGATAGCGAGAGAGGAAGTGAGAGAGGCTATTGAAGAGCCTGTATTGGCAATCATTGACGCCATCAGAAGGGCTCTCGAAAAGTTACCTCCCGAGTTTGTCTCCGATTTGGACGAAACCGGTATGATATTAACAGGCGGCGGTGCCCTGCTAAAAGGCCTTGGTCAGCGGATTGAGGCGGAGACAGGTGTCAGGGTGCGCGTTATTGATGATCCGCTCTTTTCTGTTGTCTTAGGTGCAGGCAGAGCCCTTGAAGATATGGGAAGGTATAAGAAGGTATTTATTAATTAA
- a CDS encoding 4Fe-4S binding protein, whose product MPVKEWIVQNSGPSQDDAFFQKQRRIVLRNCGIIDPNSIDEYIAAGGYKAIRTVIKKYTPEQVIDIMTRSGLRGRGGGGFLTGVKWKFCRQAEGTLKYIICNADEGDPGAFMDRSTLESDPHAVLEGMMVGAYAIGAEEGYIYVRAEYPKAVARLKHSIREALARGFLGKNIFGSSVNFSIKIKEGAGAFVCGEETALIASIEGKRGMPRFRPPFPANKGLWDRPTNINNVETFANIPWIIMNGAEAFASMGTENSKGTKVFALAGKIKRGGLAEVPMGITINEIVYDIGGGIKGGKKFKAVQMGGPSGGCIPASMGDLQIDYQQINKTGAIMGSGGLVVLDETTCMVEMAKFFLSFTQEESCGKCTFCRIGTKRMLEILERITDGNGREGDVELLQHLAYQIRNNTICGLGQTAPNPVLTTLKYFPEEYEAHIRDKKCPAHSCAPLLTYSIQADACKGCTLCAKACPVEAISGEKKKVHEINVAICIKCGKCFETCKFSAVLKN is encoded by the coding sequence ATGCCTGTGAAGGAATGGATTGTTCAAAACTCCGGTCCCTCTCAGGACGATGCCTTTTTTCAGAAACAGCGGCGCATCGTATTGAGAAACTGTGGCATTATTGACCCGAATTCAATTGACGAATATATTGCTGCCGGAGGTTATAAGGCCATCCGAACAGTGATAAAAAAATATACGCCTGAGCAGGTCATTGATATCATGACCAGATCAGGCCTGAGAGGTCGGGGCGGTGGAGGATTTCTTACGGGTGTGAAGTGGAAATTCTGCCGCCAGGCGGAAGGGACATTGAAATACATTATCTGCAATGCTGACGAGGGAGACCCGGGTGCTTTCATGGACCGGTCCACCCTGGAGAGCGATCCCCACGCTGTGCTTGAGGGCATGATGGTCGGCGCCTATGCCATCGGCGCCGAGGAAGGATACATTTATGTGCGCGCAGAATATCCAAAGGCGGTTGCCCGGTTGAAACACTCGATCAGGGAGGCGCTGGCACGAGGGTTCCTCGGCAAGAACATCTTTGGCTCTTCTGTTAATTTTTCCATAAAGATCAAGGAAGGCGCCGGGGCCTTTGTGTGCGGAGAGGAAACGGCCCTTATTGCGTCCATCGAAGGCAAACGGGGTATGCCCCGGTTTAGACCTCCTTTCCCTGCCAACAAGGGATTATGGGATAGGCCTACCAATATTAACAACGTGGAAACCTTCGCCAATATTCCCTGGATCATCATGAACGGGGCTGAGGCCTTCGCTTCCATGGGCACGGAAAACAGCAAAGGCACCAAGGTATTTGCCCTGGCGGGAAAGATTAAGCGGGGCGGACTCGCAGAAGTACCCATGGGCATTACCATAAATGAGATTGTGTACGACATAGGGGGCGGCATCAAGGGAGGAAAGAAGTTTAAGGCTGTACAGATGGGCGGACCATCGGGCGGATGTATCCCTGCCTCCATGGGTGACCTCCAGATCGACTACCAGCAGATCAACAAGACGGGCGCCATCATGGGCTCCGGCGGTCTTGTGGTTTTGGATGAGACCACCTGCATGGTGGAAATGGCCAAGTTCTTCCTTTCCTTTACCCAGGAAGAATCATGCGGTAAATGCACCTTCTGCAGAATAGGCACCAAGCGGATGCTCGAGATCCTCGAGAGGATCACCGATGGAAACGGCCGCGAAGGCGACGTGGAACTCCTCCAGCATCTCGCGTATCAGATACGGAATAATACTATTTGCGGGCTTGGGCAGACAGCTCCCAACCCTGTGCTCACTACGCTCAAGTACTTCCCTGAGGAGTATGAGGCCCATATCCGGGATAAGAAATGTCCTGCCCATAGTTGTGCGCCTCTGCTTACCTATTCCATACAGGCCGATGCGTGCAAGGGGTGTACCCTTTGTGCCAAGGCGTGTCCGGTGGAAGCAATAAGCGGCGAGAAGAAAAAGGTTCATGAGATTAATGTGGCGATCTGCATAAAGTGCGGCAAGTGCTTCGAGACCTGCAAGTTCAGCGCAGTGCTAAAAAACTAA